One genomic window of Desulfobacteraceae bacterium includes the following:
- a CDS encoding transglutaminase-like domain-containing protein, with protein sequence MPMAPEYLQPTAILDSGHPEVRRYALAAVGDARDDAAVAAVRLFYAVRDDIWYDPYVAFYRAEHYRASSVLKSRRGFCISKAGLLCALGRACGIPSRLGFADVRNHLATRELIARMGGDLFVYHGFTEFYLGGRWIKATPTFNKELCRKHRVAPLEFDGRTDAVFQPFNLEAAQYMTYVRYHAPQADIPLEAILAAWRAAYGEQRVESWIAAIEAAGGRSAQDFSRETVWRGPQNSHG encoded by the coding sequence ATGCCGATGGCACCCGAATACCTGCAACCGACGGCCATCCTTGACAGCGGTCACCCCGAGGTGCGTCGCTACGCCCTGGCGGCCGTAGGAGATGCGCGAGACGATGCCGCCGTGGCGGCGGTAAGGCTTTTCTACGCCGTCCGGGACGACATCTGGTACGATCCCTACGTTGCCTTTTACCGCGCCGAACACTATCGCGCCAGCAGTGTGCTCAAAAGCCGCCGCGGCTTCTGCATCAGCAAAGCCGGTCTGCTGTGCGCCCTGGGGCGGGCCTGCGGAATCCCCTCGCGCTTGGGTTTTGCCGATGTTCGGAACCATCTCGCCACCCGTGAGTTGATCGCGCGCATGGGCGGCGACCTGTTCGTCTACCACGGCTTCACCGAATTTTACCTGGGCGGCAGGTGGATCAAGGCCACCCCCACTTTCAACAAGGAACTCTGCCGCAAGCACCGCGTGGCGCCGCTGGAGTTCGACGGCCGCACGGATGCCGTCTTTCAGCCTTTCAACCTGGAGGCGGCCCAGTACATGACCTATGTGCGCTACCACGCGCCCCAGGCCGACATCCCGCTGGAGGCCATTTTGGCGGCCTGGCGAGCGGCGTACGGCGAACAGCGGGTGGAGAGTTGGATCGCGGCCATCGAGGCCGCAGGCGGGCGCTCGGCCCAGGACTTCAGCCGCGAGACGGTCTGGCGAGGTCCCCAAAACAGTCACGGCTAA
- a CDS encoding GNAT family N-acetyltransferase produces the protein MARRSLYWADAYVEKKLSAKEAIGRIRPGTRVFIGSSCGEPQHLVKALAEASNFFLDIEIMRLLTLETVPLSIIADDSSGRNLNIRSFYLGSAAAANISERRRFITPLNLSAIPRLFKSRGLPIHTALIQVSPPDDFGWMSLGVAVDITLAAAQSADWVIAQVNPRMPRVLGQSFIHVNDVDVVVEHEEELLTIGELPELDTAGQIGRLVASLIEDGSTIDICLGATPHATLMALSEKNDLGIHSQYLTDGMMTLVSKGIITNRRKGFNDGQIVASSAVGTTNFYEFLDDNPSINFYPSDYVNNPGIIARHNRMVSINMAMAIDLTGQVAADALPYNHFSGVTGMVDFMRGAVASKGGKSILMMPSRHFATHQSRIVPQLQDMAVVVPRGDVHHVVTEYGAVNLFGKSLQERAMAMISIAHPDDREALFREAQRQGLLGPERTLRETLQGIYPVQLEEKIEVGGEIVTIRPVKRVDERRLQEHFYNLAEEDIISRFFHLKKRFGRSEMEKIFEIDYVKNLSVVALVGEFGFGRIIGVGEYLLDPSSNMTEVAFTVQRAYQGKGIGRLIIKKLAEAARENGISGFVAYTAPENKKMINLFHSLPYAVKSTFEEGFLVLTSRFDSPKKA, from the coding sequence ATGGCCAGAAGATCGCTCTATTGGGCGGACGCCTATGTTGAAAAAAAATTGTCGGCCAAGGAGGCCATCGGCCGGATCCGGCCGGGAACGCGGGTCTTTATCGGTTCCTCCTGCGGTGAACCCCAGCATTTGGTCAAGGCCCTGGCGGAAGCCTCGAACTTTTTCCTGGATATTGAAATCATGCGGCTCCTCACCCTGGAAACCGTGCCGCTTTCCATCATTGCGGACGATTCCAGCGGGCGCAACCTCAACATCCGCTCCTTTTACCTGGGCTCAGCGGCGGCAGCCAATATCAGCGAAAGACGCCGCTTCATCACGCCGCTGAACCTTTCGGCCATCCCGCGGCTTTTCAAGAGCCGGGGCCTGCCCATCCACACGGCCCTGATTCAGGTATCCCCCCCCGACGATTTCGGCTGGATGAGCCTGGGCGTGGCCGTGGATATCACCCTGGCGGCAGCCCAGTCCGCCGATTGGGTGATCGCCCAGGTCAACCCCCGCATGCCGCGGGTTCTCGGTCAAAGCTTCATCCACGTCAACGACGTTGACGTGGTGGTCGAGCACGAGGAGGAACTGCTCACCATCGGTGAGCTCCCCGAACTGGACACCGCCGGCCAAATCGGTCGGCTGGTGGCCAGCCTGATCGAGGACGGCTCCACCATCGACATTTGTTTGGGCGCCACCCCCCACGCGACGCTGATGGCGCTTTCCGAAAAAAACGACCTGGGAATCCACTCCCAGTATCTCACCGACGGCATGATGACCCTGGTTTCCAAAGGCATCATCACCAACCGCCGCAAGGGCTTCAACGACGGGCAGATCGTGGCCAGCAGCGCGGTGGGGACCACCAATTTCTACGAGTTCCTCGACGACAACCCGTCCATCAATTTCTACCCCTCGGATTACGTCAACAATCCCGGCATCATCGCCCGCCACAACCGCATGGTTTCGATCAATATGGCCATGGCCATCGACCTGACCGGCCAGGTGGCGGCGGACGCCCTGCCCTACAACCACTTTTCGGGGGTCACCGGCATGGTCGATTTCATGCGCGGCGCGGTGGCCTCCAAGGGCGGCAAATCCATCCTGATGATGCCGTCGCGGCACTTCGCCACCCACCAGAGCCGCATCGTCCCTCAGTTGCAGGATATGGCCGTGGTGGTGCCCCGCGGCGACGTGCATCACGTCGTCACTGAGTATGGCGCGGTCAACCTCTTCGGTAAAAGCCTGCAGGAAAGGGCCATGGCGATGATCAGCATCGCCCATCCGGATGATCGTGAGGCACTTTTCCGGGAGGCCCAAAGGCAGGGTCTGCTCGGGCCGGAGCGCACCCTGCGGGAAACCCTGCAGGGCATTTACCCGGTCCAGCTGGAGGAAAAAATCGAAGTCGGCGGGGAAATCGTCACCATCCGGCCGGTCAAACGGGTGGACGAAAGAAGGCTCCAGGAACATTTCTACAACCTGGCGGAAGAGGATATCATCTCGCGTTTTTTTCATCTCAAGAAGCGTTTCGGCCGCAGCGAAATGGAAAAAATTTTCGAGATCGACTACGTCAAAAACCTGAGCGTCGTGGCGCTGGTGGGAGAGTTCGGCTTCGGGCGGATTATCGGGGTGGGGGAATACCTGCTGGACCCCTCCAGCAACATGACCGAGGTGGCCTTTACGGTCCAGCGCGCCTACCAGGGCAAGGGGATCGGCCGGCTGATTATCAAGAAGTTGGCCGAAGCGGCGCGGGAAAACGGCATTTCCGGGTTCGTGGCCTACACCGCGCCGGAGAACAAAAAGATGATCAACCTCTTTCACAGCCTGCCCTACGCGGTCAAAAGCACCTTCGAGGAAGGCTTCCTGGTTCTCACCAGCCGGTTCGACAGCCCCAAGAAGGCCTGA